Proteins from a genomic interval of Quercus lobata isolate SW786 chromosome 11, ValleyOak3.0 Primary Assembly, whole genome shotgun sequence:
- the LOC115969190 gene encoding uncharacterized protein LOC115969190 — translation MMKNFATVGWRITLHVYAKEYDLCILWGFREGRIRELRKEKMSLSLLQGYSSAEEEEDDPQPQHPYLQNSDEDEEDDDEDEDEQNDKEGATHDKSFIKLPIPSSGSGSSGLPSVLDLFSEISGPPAFLNNSVEEYGKVKDVGQQQQPVLGRRRNHRKENKQHLPTGAVVEAKPQLVGIHERVRSDIEGNRPPASSVSSTTEGGKRVATVTNPNAEDAAELLRMCLQCGIPKTFSNARGMVCPVCGDHPLQDASNELKKKGSTIKDKEKSKRLKGQSSHASWKSETEMQLRQQFD, via the exons atgatgaaaaattttgCTACGGTTGGATGGCGAATAACATTGCATGTATATGCAAAAGAA TACGATCTGTGCATCCTTTGGGGGTTTAGAGAGGGAAGAATCAGAGAattgagaaaagagaaaatgagctTGTCGCTCCTTCAAGGCTATTCTTCCgcagaagaagaggaagatgacCCACAACCCCAACACCCTTATCTCCAAAACTccgatgaagatgaagaagacgatgacgaagacgaagacgaacAAAACGACAAGGAAGGAGCTACCCACGACAAGTCGTTTATCAAACTCCCAATACCTTCATCTGGGTCGGGATCTTCAGGGCTTCCCTCTGTGTTAGACTTATTCTCCGAa ATTTCAGGACCGCCAGCGTTTCTGAATAACAGTGTAGAAGAATATGGCAAAGTTAAAGATGTGGGACAGCAACAGCAGCCAGTGTTAGGGAGAAGGAGAAACCACCGCAAGGAAAACAAGCAACACTTGCCTACAg GTGCTGTAGTTGAGGCTAAACCTCAACTTGTTGGTATCCATGAGCGAGTAAGAAGTGATATTGAGGGTAATCGACCTCCAGCATCATCAGTTTCAAGCACAACAGAAGGAGGCAAACGAGTGGCAACTGTAACCAATCCTAATGCTGAGGATGCTGCAGAGCTACTGAG GATGTGCTTGCAATGTGGAATACCCAAGACTTTCTCAAATGCACGAGGAATGGTATGCCCTGTATGTGGTGATCACCCTCTTCAAGACGCTAGCAATGAGCTCAAGAAGAAGGGTTCCACCATCAAAGATAAGGAGAAGAGTAAGAGGCTGAAGGGCCAATCATCTCATGCTTCCTGGAAAAGTGAAACAGAGATGCAGCTCCGGCAGCAGTTTGACTAG
- the LOC115968964 gene encoding uncharacterized protein LOC115968964 isoform X2, with protein sequence MVGDGHVPSSNSNCSNHNSKKTKDNKNNKKKKKKRGGSKKKMTPEQTLAFKSVSEWVFLDHPSTSSSSSSLSFSAAAASFLVDDFGVQKSLGKGGEKMVFDLHSHSKCSDGFLSPTKLVEKAHVNGVKVLALTDHDTMAGIPEALEAARRFGIKIIPGVEISTIFSPSEQSELDEPVHILAYYSSCGPKRIEQLEMFLANIRDGRFLRAKNMVSKLNKLNLPIKWEHVARIAGKGVAPGRVHVARAMLEAGYVENLKQAFARYLFDGGPAYSTGSEPPAEEAIQLICNTGGVAVLAHPWALKNPVAVIRRLKEAGLHGMEVYRSDGKLAVYSDLADFHGLLKLGGSDYHGRGGNSESELGSVNLPVVAVHDFLKLARPIWCDAIRDIFESYAEEPSDSNLARITRFGRTRILKSGSPLSCGKDLIDRCLPLWLTNEERQNADFEAIRLKLSHISINQGGTPIPVESK encoded by the exons ATGGTGGGAGATGGTCACGTCCCTAGCAGCAATTCCAATTGCAGCAACCATAACTCAAAGAAAACTAAAGACAATaagaataataagaagaagaagaaaaagcgaGGTGGGAGCAAGAAGAAGATGACGCCAGAGCAAACACTGGCGTTCAAGTCTGTGAGTGAATGGGTGTTCCTGGATCAcccttctacttcttcttcttcctcttcgtTGTCTTTTTCTGCTGCTGCTGCTTCCTTTCTTGTGGATGACTTTGGAGTGCAGAAGAGTCTTGGTAAAGGTGGGGAGAAAATGGTGTTCGACTTGCATTCCCATTCCAAATGCAGTGATGGGTTTTTGTCCCCTACAAAGCTTGTTGAGAAAGCACATGTGAATGGG GTGAAAGTTCTTGCTCTGACAGATCATGACACAATGGCAGGCATCCCCGAAGCTCTAGAAGCTGCTCGAAGATTTGGCATCAAGATAATTCCAGGTGTTGAAATCAGTACAATATTCTCTCCAAG TGAGCAATCTGAATTAGATGAACCAGTGCACATCCTTGCATACTATAGCAGCTGCGGACCTAAAAGGATTGAGCAGCTTGAAATGTTCTTGGCTAATATCAGGGATGGTCGTTTTCTCCGTGCAAAGAACATGGTGTCAAAACTTAATAAACTTAATCTACCTATTAAGTGGGAGCATGTTGCCCGGATAGCTGGCAAGGGAGTTGCTCCTGGGAGAGTGCATGTGGCCCGTGCTATGCTTGAAGCAGGTTATGTGGAAAATCTGAAACAAGCTTTTGCACGATATCTTTTTGATGGCGGACCTGCTTACTCTAC GGGAAGTGAGCCTCCTGCAGAGGAAGCAATACAATTGATATGTAATACAGGGGGTGTGGCTGTGCTAGCTCATCCGTGGGCATTGAAAAATCCTGTTGCTGTTATCAGGAGGCTGAAAGAGGCTGGCCTTCATGGGATGGAGGTATATAGAAGTGATGGAAAATTAGCTG TGTACAGTGACCTAGCAGATTTTCATGGTCTTTTGAAGCTTGGAGGATCAGATTATCATGGAAGAGGTGGGAATAGTGAGTCTGAACTGGGAAGTGTGAATCTTCCAGTAGTGGCTGTTCATGACTTCCTTAAGTTAGCTCGACCAATCTGGTGTGATGCCATCAGGGACATTTTTGAGAGTTATGCTGAGGAGCCTTCTGATTCAAATCTAGCAAGGATTACAAGATTTGGGAGGACCCGTATTCTTAAAAGTGGCTCCCCGCTGAGTTGTGGCAAGGATTTAATTGATCGTTGCTTGCCTTTGTGGTTGACAAATGAAGAGAGGCAAAATGCAGATTTTGAAGCCATCAGGTTGAAGCTTTCCCATATCTCTATCAATCAGGGAGGAACTCCGATTCCTGTTGAGAGTAAATAG
- the LOC115968964 gene encoding uncharacterized protein LOC115968964 isoform X1, which produces MVGDGHVPSSNSNCSNHNSKKTKDNKNNKKKKKKRGGSKKKMTPEQTLAFKSVSEWVFLDHPSTSSSSSSLSFSAAAASFLVDDFGVQKSLGKGGEKMVFDLHSHSKCSDGFLSPTKLVEKAHVNGVKVLALTDHDTMAGIPEALEAARRFGIKIIPGVEISTIFSPSSEQSELDEPVHILAYYSSCGPKRIEQLEMFLANIRDGRFLRAKNMVSKLNKLNLPIKWEHVARIAGKGVAPGRVHVARAMLEAGYVENLKQAFARYLFDGGPAYSTGSEPPAEEAIQLICNTGGVAVLAHPWALKNPVAVIRRLKEAGLHGMEVYRSDGKLAVYSDLADFHGLLKLGGSDYHGRGGNSESELGSVNLPVVAVHDFLKLARPIWCDAIRDIFESYAEEPSDSNLARITRFGRTRILKSGSPLSCGKDLIDRCLPLWLTNEERQNADFEAIRLKLSHISINQGGTPIPVESK; this is translated from the exons ATGGTGGGAGATGGTCACGTCCCTAGCAGCAATTCCAATTGCAGCAACCATAACTCAAAGAAAACTAAAGACAATaagaataataagaagaagaagaaaaagcgaGGTGGGAGCAAGAAGAAGATGACGCCAGAGCAAACACTGGCGTTCAAGTCTGTGAGTGAATGGGTGTTCCTGGATCAcccttctacttcttcttcttcctcttcgtTGTCTTTTTCTGCTGCTGCTGCTTCCTTTCTTGTGGATGACTTTGGAGTGCAGAAGAGTCTTGGTAAAGGTGGGGAGAAAATGGTGTTCGACTTGCATTCCCATTCCAAATGCAGTGATGGGTTTTTGTCCCCTACAAAGCTTGTTGAGAAAGCACATGTGAATGGG GTGAAAGTTCTTGCTCTGACAGATCATGACACAATGGCAGGCATCCCCGAAGCTCTAGAAGCTGCTCGAAGATTTGGCATCAAGATAATTCCAGGTGTTGAAATCAGTACAATATTCTCTCCAAG CAGTGAGCAATCTGAATTAGATGAACCAGTGCACATCCTTGCATACTATAGCAGCTGCGGACCTAAAAGGATTGAGCAGCTTGAAATGTTCTTGGCTAATATCAGGGATGGTCGTTTTCTCCGTGCAAAGAACATGGTGTCAAAACTTAATAAACTTAATCTACCTATTAAGTGGGAGCATGTTGCCCGGATAGCTGGCAAGGGAGTTGCTCCTGGGAGAGTGCATGTGGCCCGTGCTATGCTTGAAGCAGGTTATGTGGAAAATCTGAAACAAGCTTTTGCACGATATCTTTTTGATGGCGGACCTGCTTACTCTAC GGGAAGTGAGCCTCCTGCAGAGGAAGCAATACAATTGATATGTAATACAGGGGGTGTGGCTGTGCTAGCTCATCCGTGGGCATTGAAAAATCCTGTTGCTGTTATCAGGAGGCTGAAAGAGGCTGGCCTTCATGGGATGGAGGTATATAGAAGTGATGGAAAATTAGCTG TGTACAGTGACCTAGCAGATTTTCATGGTCTTTTGAAGCTTGGAGGATCAGATTATCATGGAAGAGGTGGGAATAGTGAGTCTGAACTGGGAAGTGTGAATCTTCCAGTAGTGGCTGTTCATGACTTCCTTAAGTTAGCTCGACCAATCTGGTGTGATGCCATCAGGGACATTTTTGAGAGTTATGCTGAGGAGCCTTCTGATTCAAATCTAGCAAGGATTACAAGATTTGGGAGGACCCGTATTCTTAAAAGTGGCTCCCCGCTGAGTTGTGGCAAGGATTTAATTGATCGTTGCTTGCCTTTGTGGTTGACAAATGAAGAGAGGCAAAATGCAGATTTTGAAGCCATCAGGTTGAAGCTTTCCCATATCTCTATCAATCAGGGAGGAACTCCGATTCCTGTTGAGAGTAAATAG